Proteins from a single region of Anaerobacillus alkaliphilus:
- a CDS encoding MgtC/SapB family protein, with amino-acid sequence MEVFISIINSDSATMVSRLILAAVLGGIVGVEREYNKHPAGFRTHLLVCVGACLVMLMAMFGFQQFMEEHGEFVNYDPSRLAAYVVSGIGFLGAGTIIVQGYTVRGLTTAASIWVVAGIGLSIGVGMYFAGIFTTGIVILSLIFLNRVEDSFFKKRKGVDAIVIHATAKDTTLLTIISIFEENNVKVKKVMVERAPSSDNENLLRYQLKVLYPDQDVKLTTIEKLYKINQVHKVYSL; translated from the coding sequence GTGGAAGTATTTATTTCTATAATAAATAGTGATAGTGCGACAATGGTGTCTCGCTTAATTTTAGCTGCTGTATTAGGTGGAATTGTAGGCGTAGAAAGAGAATATAACAAACATCCAGCTGGATTTAGAACACATTTACTAGTTTGTGTTGGTGCTTGTTTGGTAATGTTAATGGCCATGTTTGGTTTTCAGCAATTTATGGAGGAACATGGTGAGTTTGTAAATTATGACCCATCACGTTTAGCCGCCTATGTAGTCAGTGGTATAGGGTTTCTTGGGGCAGGTACTATAATTGTTCAAGGGTATACAGTTCGAGGCTTAACAACAGCTGCTTCTATCTGGGTAGTAGCGGGAATAGGATTATCCATTGGCGTTGGGATGTACTTTGCGGGGATTTTTACAACTGGAATTGTGATTTTAAGCTTAATTTTTTTAAATAGAGTAGAAGACTCCTTTTTTAAAAAAAGAAAGGGTGTTGATGCAATAGTCATCCATGCTACAGCAAAGGATACTACATTACTTACAATAATAAGTATCTTTGAAGAGAATAATGTGAAGGTTAAAAAGGTTATGGTGGAAAGAGCTCCTTCTTCTGACAATGAGAATTTATTAAGGTACCAATTAAAAGTGCTGTATCCGGATCAAGATGTAAAGTTAACAACAATAGAAAAGCTTTATAAAATAAACCAAGTTCATAAAGTGTACTCATTATAG
- a CDS encoding UvrB/UvrC motif-containing protein, which translates to MLCHECNKREATLHFTKILNGNKTEIHLCDQCAREKGEYIPGSNGFSIHQLLSGLLNFEQALPNSPNRAPQQQKEQKCEKCGMTLYQFARAGRFGCAKCYQTFNSKLDPMLRRVHSGNTTHIGKIPKRIGKDIQLHRKIEQLKQELQVHISKEEFEEAANLRDEIRSLEKLNQQSGGND; encoded by the coding sequence ATGTTATGCCATGAATGTAATAAAAGAGAAGCTACTTTACATTTTACTAAAATTCTAAACGGCAATAAAACTGAGATACATTTATGTGATCAGTGTGCGAGAGAAAAAGGAGAATATATACCAGGCTCTAATGGATTTTCTATTCATCAATTATTATCAGGTTTATTAAACTTTGAACAAGCATTACCTAATTCGCCTAATAGAGCCCCTCAGCAACAAAAAGAGCAAAAATGTGAAAAGTGCGGCATGACACTATATCAATTTGCTCGGGCAGGAAGATTTGGCTGTGCAAAGTGTTATCAAACGTTTAATTCAAAACTAGATCCAATGCTTAGAAGGGTTCATAGTGGAAACACGACACATATAGGAAAAATCCCAAAGAGAATTGGAAAGGACATTCAATTACATCGTAAGATTGAACAATTAAAACAAGAGCTACAAGTCCATATCTCTAAAGAAGAATTTGAAGAAGCTGCGAACTTAAGAGACGAGATCCGCTCGTTAGAGAAGTTGAATCAACAAAGTGGGGGGAATGATTGA
- a CDS encoding CtsR family transcriptional regulator: MKNVSDIIEQYLKTILMKSESDLVEVKRSELAEKFQCVPSQINYVISTRFTIEKGYLVESKRGGGGYIRIIKVKAHNQAELYDQMLAHVGDNISQSTAEDIIYRLYEENAITKREANLLQSGIDRSVLNIQLPYRDQLRANILKAMISTLKFKY; encoded by the coding sequence GTGAAAAATGTTTCTGACATAATTGAGCAGTATTTAAAAACCATTTTAATGAAAAGTGAAAGTGATCTAGTAGAAGTTAAGCGTAGTGAATTAGCAGAAAAGTTTCAGTGTGTTCCTTCTCAAATCAACTATGTGATTAGTACTAGATTTACAATTGAAAAAGGATATTTAGTTGAAAGTAAAAGAGGCGGCGGAGGATATATTCGCATTATTAAGGTAAAAGCTCATAACCAAGCAGAACTCTATGATCAGATGTTGGCTCATGTCGGTGATAACATTAGTCAGAGTACTGCAGAAGATATCATATATCGACTTTACGAAGAAAATGCTATTACAAAAAGAGAAGCCAACCTACTCCAGAGTGGAATAGATCGATCGGTTTTAAATATTCAACTACCTTACCGTGATCAACTTCGAGCAAATATTCTTAAAGCAATGATTTCTACTCTAAAATTCAAATATTAA